The Coccinella septempunctata chromosome X, icCocSept1.1, whole genome shotgun sequence nucleotide sequence cactgtagcacgtcttctcttgtcaagagATTGACTCGGAATGGTGATGGGCGTTCCGGTACAGGTAGATCGGCTATGTTTCCCTTGGCCACACCTCCAACATATACCTGAGCGGACATCGAGGTATTCCTGTTGGCCCATAGTTCTAACAGTTCTTCTGGACGGTGGTAAGTACTTGTTTTGGGACTGTTGTGTCTGTTCCTTTTTCTGCGCTCCTTCCTTATTGCTGAGGTATCTCTTATTCATCCCTGAATTTCCCCAGGATTCGACGGTGCTGGATTGGGTCCTCTCCCCGGATAGTGTTGTCCTCTGAAATCTTACCGGTTCGGGAGCAGCGAAAGGCCTTTGCTGCTCCCAACGGCAAGGGAACCGGTCTGGGCAATCCTCGGACATCTGGGTGTCCTCTACTTCGGGATCCACAAATCCCAGCTCTTAATCCAGGCGGTGCAGAATCTCCATCTCTATGCTATCCTCCGCCAATGCGGTGGCAGATGGGGAATGATTCGGGGCCTCAACGGTTGGTTACTTCTGGAAAAAGAGATGGGTGAGTGTGGCACTATTTTTGCATGATCGTTATGTGTATCCGTCTCCATCTGTTGCCGCGTTTTCCTCCGAAAATAGAGACCTCGGGCGCCACCTCTAGTTTGAAGTATTGAGGACACTTGGAACCTGTAGGTGGTATCCTACAGGTGTCCAGGAGCTACAGTTAGAGAAGGTTTTGTCCAGGGGTCAGATGTTCGTAACTATCGGAGATGTCCACTATCTCTGAACATGTAAAATCCTTCGGggacaataaaatacacaataaTATTGTACAAAACAAGTGTGCGTGATGAGCTGTTTCAAGGTCACATACACACCCCTGCGGTCTCGGAAATCTGGGAAGTCATGCACGCCGTTCCAAGCTCTTACACAACCTCCAAGAATTCGAGCGGAAAAGTAAGGATGTCCAGAGATGCATAATGCGCCGTTTCAAGCTCACACTGTATACTCAGAAACCCATGAAGTTATGCACAACCTCCAAAGATCTCGAGCGGTACAGGATAGGGAAAAATACAGGAATGAGAAAAATTAGACAGAGGTCAATACATTAGTTAACAAGAAAATAAATCAAACCTGAAAGTCCTGCCCATGCGAAACACCCCTGATATTATTAATTACTCAAATGGTCGGTACAACAGTAGCGGTCGGAAGTCGGGTGCGAACACTTTTGCTTCATTGAGCCAGTGTACTAAATCTCTCGAATTTATACCCCACATGGCCTTTTTTTGCCTAATTGTCTAATGAGCAATAATTAACGAATTCCGGGATCCACCATCCCCACCTGTCTTCACGTCGAAGACATCGCGATCTAGGGCCATATGGGTTCACGCTGCCTGCAACCGGTCGGTTTAATCAATTCACTCCGTGGAAATGAGCAAATAATGCACTCAGGAACGAACAAATTTACAGTTTCGTTACAGTTAGTATTTTCTTGACTTCTCTCCATCCTatgtatagggtgggcaaatttcgatgttttagcactacagcttttgaaccagaagagatagacaaaatctgatccattctcgttctctttttctgagaaactaacaagagtagttgtaatttttggccaccttcttttgttttcgagttataagcgaaaattggaaaaatggcgattttggaataaatttatatctccgctaatactgatgatagagctctgaaattaaaacattatacaggcacttttttaaatggaatccagtggcgtgcttgcctttttatcaggatttttaattacgaagctatgacccaaagttatgtttttttaaatggaaacactagatttctcggcaatttttggaaagctcaatttttactgatttcaaaaatatataacatcatatggtttgcatcaatataaataataaaaaatggtcaaaaaccttttttctcaatatttctatggtttcaacttttgatgagcacaaaaaaatgtagcatcttattattaccacagtctcgttctattagtcctttcatttctatgcttcttactcaatttctccaagattcaaattttgtgaaaattggtaaaaagcatagaaagaatgacattgccggaaggagactgctcttattataggaatctctatttttctgtgctcgtcaaaagttgaaaccatagaaatattgagaaaaaaagtttttgaccattttctattatttatattgatgcaaaccatatgatgttatatatttttgaaatcagtaaaaattaagttttcaaaaaattgcacaaaaatctagtgttccaatttaaaaaaacataactttgggtcatagcttcataattgaaaatcctgctaaaaaggcaaacacgccactggattctacttaaaaaagtgcctgtaaaatgttttaatttcagagctctatcatcagtattagcggagatataaatttatttggaaatcgccaattttccaatttttgcttataactcgaaaacaaaaggaggtggccaaaaatgacaaATACTCTTGtcagtttctcagaaaaagagaacgagaatggggtatcagattttgtctatctcctctggttcaaaagctgtagtgctaaaacatcgaaatttgcccaccctgtacagagagACGGAGTACCTCATGGCTTGTCGAAGTCTGGCTTCACCCAGATGCGGCGGACGGGAACCTAAAGCGGTGACGAGCTCATGGATCGCCCCTGCCTTCCGGCAAGAGCGCCCTCGCTTTCCGCTCTGGGTCCACTCTGGCCACGTCCATGGCCACGAGCCCTAAGGCCCACAGGTCCACCGCGGTGTTGTACTCCAATACATCGGAGTGCCAGCCAACTCTGTCAGGAGTGGTCGGCACGGTGTTATTTGCTCGGCCACTCCAAAGTCGGCTCGCATAAACCGAGCCCCCTGTCTCAGCACATTGCCGGCTTTCAGATCCCGGTGGACCACGCTCCGCCGATGGCATTCTGCGAGGCCCACAGCGATTTGGCGGACCACCCGGAAGAAGGACGAGGGGCTCCTCCTCGGACCCTCGCGGGCGAGGAAGGTCCCCAAATCCTCCTCACATAACGGCAAGACCAGATACATGTGTGGGGGCTCCACCAACGTCTCGATGAGCGGCAGTATGTTGCGGTGGTCAAAGAGGCCCATGAATTTAGCTTACCTGGCGGCTTCCGGATCCAGGCGGACCTCTTTCACGCCTCGACATTGGCCCTCTTGGCCACGTTCCCTGGCACTTTTAACGCTGCCGAAGCCACCTTCCCCCAGAATGGTCTCGCAGCGGTATTTCTCCATCTGCAACGGTAATCAATATTAATATCAAATATCGACAGAAAACACCGTTCTGGCTGGTCCAGGTGCCGCATCCTCGtttagttaaaaaaaaaaattttcttggggCCGGGCAACTTGCGATGCACCGAGACGAACAAATTTACAACCCGGCATGGGACCACTTCCAACGTCTTCTTTAACGGGTGAGTCAACGGTaaaacgacatcggaaaagttctttataaaacggcggtaccagctagcaacttcCGGAAAACGACGCAATTCACagatggttttcggcgctgggaatgctactttagaggaaactttatccgggtccaaaaaaaaaaggtgctTGGGGGCACGTTTATTCCAAGAAAGAGCATTAAATTGGGTGCTTGAGATACAGGCAATTCATGATTACAGAaaacataatataaaataatataaagaaaataattaaatataaaaGTGATTACAGAGCACTATATGCAACAACATCCAACATTTTGTTGTTTACGGAATTACAATCATAATTTATAAGTATCAAGGGAAGGATTAACACATTGAGTAAACCTCATAAACAGGGTTATCGACTGTGAACACTTCAATTGGTCGCACTGAATGGGTCATTATCACTCGTAGGCGCCACAGTACACTGccactagtggactacgacccagaggaagacaaaaggagaatgcgaatttaccgaaggagaccaagagatcaattaaaaagagattaaaataacaacagaaacttattgaaaatttcaataaagtgtCAATCCAATAgaagataaacacataaatcccagcacgatagtgtgcgagaagaaaaccgaccaagagatgaacggtttataggcaaatgcccggaaccaaaattcaagaagcagtagggtttttagtgggtctcgagctcaggagagtgagaaaccccacactgttcccctcaggagatgagggtggttcgtctgtcttgcagattttccccctgctacaccaaaaaaaaagaaaaaaaaaaaaaaagtacaCTGCCACTTGGCACACTTCTCTACCTGCTCGAGCCGCTTCTGTCTCCGTCGATACGCATGTTAGGATTCCATGCCGGTTCATTGTTCACACGACACTCACTTACTGTCTATTGTCCGAAAACACAGTTTGTCACAGATTGAGAGTTTATAGATTATGTAGAACCATGTGATCTTGAATTGGAAAAGGGCAGGGGCGTTTTTTCTCACATAAGTAGCCACAGATATCCTATGTCCAGAGGTCATTTGACGGATTGGCATCTGATAAGATGTTAAAGATTTCTGGGTTTCCTAGAAAGGGAATATCCTTCAAGTTTTGCGGCCAGGTGTACACTTCTTCATGTATGAGTTCTTGGGCACCGGGACAAACGTCACACTCGTCATTGTAATATTCTCCTATATTAGATGCGGGTTCATATTAAAACTGCTTGATGCTTTTATACGTTTATTCTAATTCGTCTCACAATCGACTGACTCCTCTCGACAAGACGACAGGAGTCTTCAAACTCAATACGCATGTACAATATATGACATCTtcctttttcaattattttcatataATATTTACATTACATACAGTTTTATTGATAATTCAGTATTTAATATCATTCAGGTTTTCTAACCTTCCTACCAAACTTGCTTTTATATATCGTTCGTCTTGTTACCTTCTGACTAGATATATCATCTGGACCTGAGACGAGTTCATgttcagaaatattttcatttattttactaCTGTGATAACTTGCGGTTAATTTGCAAATAATGATACGAGATTCGATTCAATACTGATTTATTGTGGAACAACGAATACATAGGGAAAACAAATGTCAGAATTTTCATGCGCATCACAACATCTTTACATATACAGGCTGGGCAGTATAACACCCCTGTTCTTATTTCCTAGCTTCATAAtttaaataaacaaatattcataCAATTATATCAACATGGATAAATATACACATATATAACATCAATATCCATATATAACCTGTTTCATCACGAAAATAACCATGAAACAACAATATCATGTTTTCATTCCTCATTATTAACTTTTCTAAATCTCAAATTATATCTTTTGACCTCAGAATTTGAATACCCCCCAGTATTCGCTGTTTCTAAAGTGTTACCAGATTCCGGTATACTTTCCTCAACTTGCCCGGTTGAATTATTTTCTAGAACAGTTTCGCCATTGAATTCCCTATTAAAAGAATCATCTTCGCCAGAAGGGCGTATTGGATAGGAATTCAGTGACGATCTAGGAAAAATTTGATCAGAATGTCGTTTAACGTCAGGAGATTTAACCTCATACacaaaatttccttcttttTGGACAATTTTACCTTCACGCCAAGTAGGTTTATTTGGTACAGAATAATccctaaaattcacttcatctcCTACATCAAAGTCCCTACTTCTACCACCCTATTGCTCTATCTGTTTTAACTTTTTATCATCATATTGTTCATTCCTTTTTGGCAATAATAAATCAAGTCTACGTTTGAGTTTACGACCAAACATTAATTGAGAAGGACTAGAACCAGTTGTGCAATGTTCTGTGTTGCGGTAATCGAATAGAAAACGAGAAATAAACACATTGACATCCAAACCTTCAGAAAATGCCTTAACTAACGCTCTTTTGAAAGTTTTTACTGAGTTTTCGGCCGCTCCATTACTGGATGGATGGTTAGGTGGTGAAAATAGATGTCTAATTCCATTGTTTTTCGTGAAAGTGTTGAACTCAACTGAATCAAAAGATGGACCATTATCTGAAACAATAACATCTAACATCAGGCAACCCGAAGCGTGAAAAAAAGATCTCTAAGCATATTTATAGTTTTGTCAGCAGTGGTCGATGTCATTTCGAATACTTCTAACCATTTACTATAAGAATCAgttacaataaaatattttctattcctGATtggacccaaaaaatcgatatgTAAACGAGACCATGCTTTTCTGTTATTTTGCCAGGGAAACAAAATCGATTTATTAGGACTTTCTCTGAATTTACTGCATATCTTGCATTCCGCGCATAATTTACAAATATCCGCATCTATATTAGGCCAGTAAACATACGATCTCGCTAGAGATTTGCATTTATTCACCCCCATAGTAGTGTGAATTTCATCAAGGATATTTTTACGTAAACATTCAGGAATAATCACACGATATCCCCAAAGGAtacatttattttcaatatgtattTGATCTCTTTTATTCCAGTACGGTAGTAATTCGTTATCATTCACAATGTCCGGCCATCCATGCAAACAAAAACCAAATACTCTGTTCAGAATTGAATCCAACCTAGTTTTCTTCGCTATTTCTTTAAAATTTACCGGTAAATTCTCTTAAATATAGCACAAGTAACCAATTTCATTTACTTTAGTATTTTCAACATTAATTTTTATTGGAAGCTGCGAAAGAGCATCGGCAATTGAGTTATCTTTGGTATttataaatttaattttataaTCATAGGCCGATGAAATAACACTCCATCGTTGCATTCTACTTCTGCGAAAATGGGAATACCCTTTTTATCACCAAAAATAGAAATGAGAGGTTTATGGTCTGTGAGTAATGTGAAATGACGACCAAAAAGGTATTGGTGGAATTTTTTCACTCCAAAAATTATTGCCAGTGCCTCTTTGTCAATTTGACTATATTTGCTCTCCGATAGAGACAAAGTTCTTGAAGTGAACGTTATGGGTTTAGTTTAACCATTGGGTAAAATGTGTGAAAGAACAGCCCCTATTCCATAACAGTGATCAGGATGGCTGTTTGAAGTTCCGCATCCGTTTTATTGGCCTTGAAGTACTGTTTAATACGTGTTATATACGTATTCCAGTTCTTCTCCGACACTTTAAATTCCTCGATTTTTCCAAAAGACATGATTTGATATTCACTAGTCCGATTTTactcaataattattatgattcaataaatttctttttttttaatcctcGTCGCCACTGTGATAACTTGCGGTTAATTTGCAAATAATGATACGAGATTCGAtttaatactgatttattgtgGAACAACGAATACATAGGGAAAACACATGTCAGAATTTTCATGCGCATCACAACATCTTTACATATACAGGCTGGGCAGTATAACAACTACAACTAGGTTCATTGCTTGAACTCGTCCCATCAGTGTGTAAGTTTTCAATAGTTTCTTCCCTTTTTTCCTTTTTACAATTGCCAAAATCTTCATCATCAGTAATATCTAAGTTATAATCAGTGGTGTTTTGTTTCATtggtttcaaaaatattcggTTTCTTCTTTTTAAACCATTATTGCCAGAGTATTTCACTAGGTAGGAATTATCACCAAAATCTT carries:
- the LOC123322357 gene encoding uncharacterized protein K02A2.6-like, which produces MPEKYNIKIDRNVSPAVHAARLEAIEKMGIAKLVAGVEKEESTEEFADSFQDNGPSFDSVEFNTFTKNNGIRHLFSPPNHPSSNGAAENSVKTFKRALVKAFSEGLDVNVFISRFLFDYRNTEHCTTGSSPSQLMFGRKLKRRLDLLLPKRNEQYDDKKLKQIEQ